CGGAATAGACATGCTTATTAATCAAGCTATTTATTCTCAGATTATATGGAATAGTAACTTATTTGAACATAGAGTAGATTCAGAATTGTTAGTTAAAAAAATAACTAAAAAAATTCAACTGGAAATTTAGCCAAATACGTATTATTAACACTGAATATTTTTTGTAGAACTAAAGAGGAAAATACTTTTTTATGTAGAATACATAATTAAATTTACAGATTAGGTCTTAAGGCCTAAAGACAGAAGGTGAATAATTTGAGAAAAAGCTTAAGATTGGGAGATTTATTATTAGATGCTGGAAAAATCAATGAAATTCAGCTTAAAGAAGCACTAGAACAGCAGAAAATAATAAAGACAAAACGTCTAGGTGAAGTTCTTATAGACATGGGTTTTCTAAGGGAAGATGATATTTTAGAAGTATTAGAAAAACAATTAGGAACGCCAGCTATAGATTTAGGAAAATATAAAATAGATCCTAATGCAACTGCATTAATACCTGAAAATATTGCCAGAAGATATGATTTGATTCCTATTGGTAAAAGTGATGGGAAGCTTGTAGTTGCAATGAATGACCCCCTTAATATATTCGCAATTGATGATATAAAGCTACTTACAGGCATGGATATTAAAATAGTTATTTCATCGAAAACAGTAATACTAAAAGCAATAAACAAGTTTTATAGTCAAGAAAGCACTAAAAAAGCTTTAGAGGAGTTTGAAGAAACATATACACCTAGTAGTATAGAAGATTTTGATGAAGAAGATTTAACCGAGGTTAATAGTGCACCAGTAGTAAAACTAGTAAATTCAATCATTAGTCAAGCTATTAAGATGAAAGCAAGTGATATACATATAGAGCCTTCTGAAAAAAACATAAGAATTAGATATAGGGTAGATGGAGATTTACAAGAAATTATGAATCTATCTAATAAGAGTCTTATGGCTATAGTTACTAGAATAAAAATTATGGGAAGAATGGACATAGCAGAGAGAAGGATACCCCAGGATGGTAGAATAGAAACTGAAATAGAAGGTAGAGATATAGATATGAGAATATCTACGCTACCTACTGTTTATGGAGAAAAAATAGTAATAAGGCTTTTAGACAGAGAAGGTTTCAATTTTACAAAGGAAGATTTAGGTTTTTCAGACTATGATCTTAAAATCTTTAATAAAATACTAAAACAGCCTTATGGGATTATTTTAGTAACAGGGCCTACTGGAAGTGGTAAAACTACTACCTTATATACAATACTAAAGGATTTAAATAGAGAAGAGAAAAATATTATCACTGTTGAGGACCCTGTAGAGTACAAGCTAAATGGTATTAATCAAGTTCAAGTCAATAATAAAGCAGGATTAACCTTTGCAAATGGGCTTAGATCTATACTAAGACAAGATCCTGATATCATCATGGTTGGAGAAATAAGAGACTCAGAGACTGCTGAGATTGCCGTAAGAGCATCTATAACAGGACATTTAGTTTTATCTACTCTTCATACAAATGACACAGCTTCTACTGTAGTTAGACTTATTGATATGGGAATAGAGCCATATTTAGTTTCTACTTCAGTTATTGGTATAATCTCTCAAAGATTAGTTAAAAAATTATGTCCTGATTGCAAAATTCCTTACAAGCCTAATTCTAGAGAGAAATCTATTTTTGGATTAGACGAGGCCCAGGATTTTACTCTCTACAAGCCTTTAGGATGCAACAAATGCTTTAAAGGATATAGGGGGAGGATTCCAGTTCACGAGATAATGTACATAGACCAGGATATTAGAAAGCTTATAGATAGCAGAGGTACTACAGATGAAATCAAAGACATGGCTATTAAGAGCGGAATGACGACTTTAAATGAATCTGCATTAAACCTGGCAACTAAAGGTACTACTTCATTAGAGGAGGTCTTTAGAATAGGATATACCTTAGATTAGGAGGAAAAACAAAGTGGAATTTTTAGAGCTGATTAACGATGGCACAGAAAAAAAGGCTTCAGATATACATATTACAGTGGGCTTACCTATTATTTATAGAATCAACGGAAATCTAATAAAGGTAGGAGAAAGCATTTTAAAGCCACAGGAGACAGAAGAAATAGTAAGAAAATTATTAAATGAACGGCAAATAAATGAATTAATTGATAAAGGTGAGCTAGACACTTCATTCTCAAGTCCTGGCATTGGAAGATTTAGGATAAACATTTTCAAACAAAGAGGAAGCTATTGCTTAGCCATAAGAATCATACCTCTTGAAGTACCTACAATAGAGGAGCTAGGATTACCGGATGTAGTTAGAGATTTGTCTAGATTAAATAGAGGCCTTATACTAGTAACTGGACCAACAGGCAGTGGTAAATCAACTACATTGGCTTCAATGATAAATCTTATAAACAGTGAAAGAAACTGCCATATACTGACATTAGAAGATCCAATTGAATATTTGCATAAGCACAATAAAAGTGTAGTAAATCAAAGAGAAATAGGTACAGATTCCTTAAATTTTGGAAACGGGTTGAGAGCAGCTTTAAGGCAGGACCCAGATGTTATCCTTGTTGGAGAGATGAGAGATCTAGAAACCATTAGCATAGCCCTAACTGCTGCAGAAACAGGGCATCTAGTATTATCTACCTTACACACCATAGGTGCTGCTAAGACCATAGACAGAATAATAGACGTATTTCCACCTCATCAGCAGCAGCAAATAAGAGTGCAGTTTTCATCTGTAGTGCAAGGTATTATATCACAGCAGCTTTTACTTAAATCAGATGGTAAGGGCAGAGTAGGAGCCTTTGAAGTTATGATAGCTACACCTGCCATTAGAAATCTTATAAGGGAAGAAAAATCACATCAAATAGATACTGCTATTCAAACAGGGGCCAAGTTTGGAATGCAGACAATGGATAATTCATTGTTAGGTTTATACAAAAAAGGCTTGATTAGTGGAGAAACAGCTCTAAATCAATCCGTAAACCCTGAAATGATTAGTAGATATATATTATAATCAGGTGGTGAAAACATGCAATACAAATATAAAGCGGCTACAGAAAATGGACAAGTTGTAGAAGGCATACATGATGCAAATGGTGAGCATGAAGTTTTGGCTATGCTTAAAAGCAACGATTATATTCCTATATCTATAGAGTTAAATAAAGATAGCAGCTCCAGTCCTTCAGTACTTACACCAAGGGTTAAGAAAAAAGACATAGCAGTATTCTGTAGACAATTTTACACTATGCTTAATGCTGGGGTTAGCATAGTTAAAAGCTTAGATATATTAGAAAAACAGACTGAAAATAAGCTTCTAAAAAAGGTATCAGGAATAGTGTATGGGGATGTACAAAAGGGCTTAACCTTATCAGAAGCTATGAAAAAGCACCCTAATGTGTTTCCGAGCCTATTGATTAACATGGTAGAAGCTGGAGAAGTTAGTGGTAACTTAGACACCATAATGGAAAGAATGTCTAACCATTATGAAAAGGAAAATAAAATTGAAAATAAAATAAAAGTAGCCATGGTTTATCCCATAGCTTTAGGTATAGCATCTATAGCAGTAGTAATATTTTTGCTTGTGGCAGTTATGCCTACCTTTGTAGGTATGTTTGAAAGCAGCGGGGTAGAGCTACCAGGTCCAACAAAGCTACTCTTAAATGTAAGTGACTCTCTTCAAAACCATTGGTACATACATCTTATAGTAGTATTAGCTATGGTTTTTGGCTTAAACTATTTTAGAAAAATGGATTCTGGAAGACTGTTCTTAGATGGTTTAAAGCTACGCATACCCATCATTAAAAGAGCAAATACAATGATAATAACATCAAGATTTACTAGAACACTATCTACCTTATTATCTAGCGGTATTCCTTTACTCCAAGCCATGGAGGTAGTGGCAAAAATAGTAGACAATAAGCTAGTAGGCAATAGACTTGAATATTCTAAAGAGGAAGTTAGAAAAGGAATTCCATTATCAAGAGCCATAAAGGATATTAATATATTTCCACCAATGGTAGATTCAATGATAAAAATAGGCGAAGAATCAGGTTCATTAGATGATATATTAAACAAGAGTGCAGATTTTTATGATGAAGAGGTAGAGACATCACTTCAGAAGATGGCAGCAATGATGGAGCCATTGCTCATAGTTTTCATGGCTGTAGTAGTAGGGTTTATAGTTATTGCCATGGCGTTGCCTATGTTTGATATGGTCAACACAGTACAGATCTAATGACAATAAAAGCCTAAGATAAAAGCAAATTTTGCATTGACAAGCCTTAGGAACTTAAATATTATTATGTAGGTATTATTTAAATAAGGGCAAAACTACTGAAAAGTAGCGACGCAAAGCTAGAGTCTAAAGCTACACCCTGTGGGGTAGCCATGATCGTTCAGCTGCATAAATAATTAAATATTATTTGTGCAGCTTTTTTTATCTAATAAAGAAATATTAATAAAATATTTTGAAAGGTGGTGGTTTAGGAAAGTAGAAATTAGTGTATTTATATAAATATTTAAAAATATTAAACAAGGGGGAACAAAAATGTTCGAATTTATTTTAAAACAATTAAAGAGTAAAAAAGGCTTCACATTAGTTGAGTTAGTAGTGGTAATTGCTATATTAGGTATTTTGGCGGCTATTGCGGTGCCTAGGTTAGGTGGGTTTAGCGATGGTGCTAAAAAAGCAAAGGTTGAAGCAGAACATAGACAATTAATAAGTGCTATACAAATGTGGCAAGCAAATTCTAGTGATGTGGATAGTTTTCCAAGTAATTTAGATGCTCTAAAAGATTATTTTGATGATATTGAAAAAGTTAAAGAGACAAAACAAAAAGATGGATCAACGCTTGCTCATGCAATTGACTCAGATAAAAAGACATTAACTTCAACATGGGATCCAGACACTAATAATAAAATTGAATGGGTTTATCCGACTCCTGCTGGAGATTAAATAGAGACTAAGAGAATGCGGGGGACTAGGACAAGGTGACAGAAACCACGTCCCAAAACATAGTTTTAAATATCACAATATAGGAATGACTCACTTTTCCTCATCCTAAACTGATACTCAGAACAACAGTATAATCATAAGGAGGCTACCATGTACATACTAATATTCATATTTGGAGCTATAATAGGCTCATTTCTAAACGTATGCATATATAGAATACCTAGAGAAGAGTCTATAGCCTACCCACCATCTCATTGTCCTAAGTGTAGCACTTCATTAAAATGGGTAGATCTTATACCCATACTTAGTTTTTTAATACAAAAAGGCAAATGCAGATATTGTGGGGAGAAAATCTCCCCTCAATATCCAGCTATAGAGCTGTTAAATGCAATTATTTATTTAATTATTTATATTAAGTTTGGATTTACATTAGAGTTTTTCTTTTATTCAATATTTTTTTCTATACTCATTATAATAGCTAATATAGATTTACAGCATATGATTATTCCTGATATTCTAATTGCTTTAATACTAGGAACTGCAGCCATATATAAGCTTATATCCTATTTTAAATACGGAGAATCATTAGATTTATTAAATAGCATTGGGGGACTATTATTAAGCTCCCTATTATTTATCGTAATTATAATAATTTCTAAAGGCGGAATGGGAGGAGGAGATGTGAAATTAATAGGCTCTCTAGGGTTTATTATAGGTATCAAGAACATCTTTCTTACTATATTCCTATCCTTTATACTAGGCGCAATTATATCAATAGTATTATTAATTTTGAAAATAAAAGGGAAAAAGGACCCGATACCCTTTGGACCCTTCATTATATTGAGTTTTTTTA
Above is a window of Proteiniborus ethanoligenes DNA encoding:
- a CDS encoding GspE/PulE family protein; the protein is MNNLRKSLRLGDLLLDAGKINEIQLKEALEQQKIIKTKRLGEVLIDMGFLREDDILEVLEKQLGTPAIDLGKYKIDPNATALIPENIARRYDLIPIGKSDGKLVVAMNDPLNIFAIDDIKLLTGMDIKIVISSKTVILKAINKFYSQESTKKALEEFEETYTPSSIEDFDEEDLTEVNSAPVVKLVNSIISQAIKMKASDIHIEPSEKNIRIRYRVDGDLQEIMNLSNKSLMAIVTRIKIMGRMDIAERRIPQDGRIETEIEGRDIDMRISTLPTVYGEKIVIRLLDREGFNFTKEDLGFSDYDLKIFNKILKQPYGIILVTGPTGSGKTTTLYTILKDLNREEKNIITVEDPVEYKLNGINQVQVNNKAGLTFANGLRSILRQDPDIIMVGEIRDSETAEIAVRASITGHLVLSTLHTNDTASTVVRLIDMGIEPYLVSTSVIGIISQRLVKKLCPDCKIPYKPNSREKSIFGLDEAQDFTLYKPLGCNKCFKGYRGRIPVHEIMYIDQDIRKLIDSRGTTDEIKDMAIKSGMTTLNESALNLATKGTTSLEEVFRIGYTLD
- a CDS encoding type II secretion system F family protein, with product MQYKYKAATENGQVVEGIHDANGEHEVLAMLKSNDYIPISIELNKDSSSSPSVLTPRVKKKDIAVFCRQFYTMLNAGVSIVKSLDILEKQTENKLLKKVSGIVYGDVQKGLTLSEAMKKHPNVFPSLLINMVEAGEVSGNLDTIMERMSNHYEKENKIENKIKVAMVYPIALGIASIAVVIFLLVAVMPTFVGMFESSGVELPGPTKLLLNVSDSLQNHWYIHLIVVLAMVFGLNYFRKMDSGRLFLDGLKLRIPIIKRANTMIITSRFTRTLSTLLSSGIPLLQAMEVVAKIVDNKLVGNRLEYSKEEVRKGIPLSRAIKDINIFPPMVDSMIKIGEESGSLDDILNKSADFYDEEVETSLQKMAAMMEPLLIVFMAVVVGFIVIAMALPMFDMVNTVQI
- a CDS encoding type IV pilus twitching motility protein PilT, with the translated sequence MEFLELINDGTEKKASDIHITVGLPIIYRINGNLIKVGESILKPQETEEIVRKLLNERQINELIDKGELDTSFSSPGIGRFRINIFKQRGSYCLAIRIIPLEVPTIEELGLPDVVRDLSRLNRGLILVTGPTGSGKSTTLASMINLINSERNCHILTLEDPIEYLHKHNKSVVNQREIGTDSLNFGNGLRAALRQDPDVILVGEMRDLETISIALTAAETGHLVLSTLHTIGAAKTIDRIIDVFPPHQQQQIRVQFSSVVQGIISQQLLLKSDGKGRVGAFEVMIATPAIRNLIREEKSHQIDTAIQTGAKFGMQTMDNSLLGLYKKGLISGETALNQSVNPEMISRYIL
- a CDS encoding type II secretion system protein; translated protein: MFEFILKQLKSKKGFTLVELVVVIAILGILAAIAVPRLGGFSDGAKKAKVEAEHRQLISAIQMWQANSSDVDSFPSNLDALKDYFDDIEKVKETKQKDGSTLAHAIDSDKKTLTSTWDPDTNNKIEWVYPTPAGD
- a CDS encoding prepilin peptidase, whose protein sequence is MYILIFIFGAIIGSFLNVCIYRIPREESIAYPPSHCPKCSTSLKWVDLIPILSFLIQKGKCRYCGEKISPQYPAIELLNAIIYLIIYIKFGFTLEFFFYSIFFSILIIIANIDLQHMIIPDILIALILGTAAIYKLISYFKYGESLDLLNSIGGLLLSSLLFIVIIIISKGGMGGGDVKLIGSLGFIIGIKNIFLTIFLSFILGAIISIVLLILKIKGKKDPIPFGPFIILSFFTIVFLGEQLISWYIEVFLI